The following are from one region of the Thiocapsa rosea genome:
- the metH gene encoding methionine synthase — protein MTPQATFINIGERTNVTGSAKFKRLILDGNFDAALDVARQQVENGAQIIDINMDEAMLDSQAAMMRFLNLIAAEPDIARVPIMIDSSKWSVIEAGLKCVQGKCIVNSISMKEGEAAFREQAKKVKRYGAAAVIMAFDEVGQADTQDRKFEICARAYRILVDEIGFAPEDIIFDPNIFAVATGIEEHNNYAVDFIEATRRIKRELPYAKVSGGVSNVSFSFRGNDPVREAIHSVFLYHAIRAGMDMGIVNAGQLAIYDDLPAELREAVEDVILNRRPDATERLLDIAPKYKGDGSGIENKQDLSWRETTVEKRIEHALIKGITDFIVEDTEEARQKLGAPINVIEGPLMDGMNVVGDLFGEGKMFLPQVVKSARVMKKSVAYLEPFLEAEKCEGDTQGRILMATVKGDVHDIGKNIVGVVLQCNSYEVIDMGVMVPADRILAKAREVNADIIGLSGLITPSLDEMVHVAKEMQRQGFTIPLLIGGATTSKLHTAVKIEPQYAHPVIHVKDASRAVGVAGSLLSKEMKEKYVAGVRAEYVQIRERRASRDEARDLVPLTKAQANRTPIDWEHYQPPVPAEPGVQTFHDIPLGEIAAYIDWTFFFHAWELRGRYPQILDDPEKGVEARKLFDDAKAMLHKIISEKWLGAAAVIGIFPANAVGDDIAVYADESRSETLLTFHCLRKQGKQPPGKYNECLADYVAPAETGIPDYVGGFACTTGIGIDARVAAFEADHDDYSAIMLKAIADRLAEALAEMLHARVRTRHWRYAPDETLSNEDMIEERYQGIRPAMGYPAAPDHTEKDLLWQALDAQRNTGIWLTESKAMVPTAAVSGLYFSHPDSRYFAVGKLARDQVADYAERKGMPLPEIERWLAPNLAYEAD, from the coding sequence ATGACCCCACAAGCCACCTTCATCAACATCGGCGAACGCACCAACGTCACCGGTTCCGCCAAGTTCAAGCGACTCATCCTCGACGGCAACTTCGACGCCGCGCTCGATGTCGCGCGCCAGCAGGTGGAGAACGGCGCCCAGATCATCGACATCAACATGGACGAGGCGATGCTGGACTCGCAGGCGGCCATGATGCGCTTCCTGAACCTGATCGCCGCGGAGCCGGACATCGCGCGCGTGCCCATCATGATCGACTCGTCCAAGTGGTCGGTGATCGAGGCCGGGCTCAAATGCGTCCAGGGCAAGTGCATCGTCAACTCGATCAGCATGAAGGAGGGCGAGGCCGCCTTCCGCGAGCAGGCCAAGAAGGTCAAGCGTTACGGCGCGGCGGCCGTGATCATGGCCTTCGACGAGGTCGGTCAGGCCGATACGCAGGACCGCAAATTCGAGATCTGCGCGCGCGCCTATCGCATCCTGGTCGATGAGATCGGCTTCGCGCCCGAGGACATCATCTTCGATCCGAACATCTTCGCCGTGGCCACCGGCATCGAGGAGCACAACAACTACGCGGTCGACTTCATCGAGGCGACCCGTCGCATCAAGCGCGAGCTGCCCTATGCCAAGGTCTCGGGCGGCGTCTCCAACGTCAGTTTCTCCTTCCGCGGCAACGACCCGGTGCGCGAGGCGATCCACTCGGTCTTCCTCTACCACGCCATCCGCGCCGGGATGGACATGGGGATCGTCAACGCCGGTCAGCTCGCCATCTATGACGACCTTCCGGCGGAGCTGCGCGAGGCGGTCGAGGACGTCATCCTCAATCGGCGCCCGGATGCCACCGAGCGGCTGCTCGACATCGCGCCCAAGTACAAGGGCGACGGCTCGGGCATCGAGAACAAGCAGGATCTCTCCTGGCGCGAAACGACGGTGGAGAAGCGCATCGAACATGCGCTGATCAAGGGCATCACCGACTTCATCGTCGAGGACACCGAGGAGGCACGCCAGAAGCTCGGCGCACCCATCAACGTCATCGAAGGCCCGCTGATGGACGGCATGAACGTGGTCGGCGACCTCTTCGGCGAGGGCAAGATGTTCCTGCCGCAGGTGGTCAAATCCGCGCGCGTCATGAAGAAGTCCGTCGCCTATCTGGAGCCCTTCCTGGAGGCCGAGAAGTGCGAGGGCGACACCCAGGGCCGCATCCTCATGGCGACGGTGAAGGGCGACGTGCACGACATCGGCAAGAACATCGTCGGCGTGGTGCTTCAGTGCAACAGCTATGAAGTGATCGACATGGGCGTCATGGTGCCGGCCGATCGGATTCTGGCCAAGGCGCGCGAGGTGAACGCCGACATCATCGGGTTATCCGGCCTGATCACTCCTTCGCTCGACGAGATGGTCCATGTCGCCAAGGAGATGCAGCGCCAGGGCTTCACCATCCCGCTGCTGATCGGCGGTGCGACCACCTCGAAGCTACACACCGCGGTCAAGATCGAGCCCCAGTACGCGCACCCGGTCATCCATGTAAAGGACGCCTCGCGCGCCGTCGGTGTCGCCGGCAGTCTGCTGTCGAAGGAGATGAAGGAGAAGTATGTCGCCGGTGTGCGGGCCGAATACGTGCAGATCCGCGAGCGTCGCGCCTCGCGCGACGAGGCCCGCGACCTGGTGCCCCTAACCAAAGCCCAAGCCAACCGCACGCCGATCGATTGGGAGCACTATCAGCCGCCGGTCCCCGCCGAGCCCGGTGTACAGACCTTTCACGACATCCCCCTCGGAGAGATCGCGGCCTACATCGACTGGACCTTCTTCTTCCATGCCTGGGAGCTGCGCGGACGCTATCCGCAGATCCTGGACGACCCCGAGAAGGGCGTCGAGGCGCGCAAGCTCTTCGACGACGCCAAGGCGATGCTGCACAAGATCATCAGCGAGAAGTGGCTCGGCGCCGCCGCCGTCATCGGCATCTTCCCCGCCAACGCGGTCGGTGACGATATCGCGGTTTACGCCGACGAGAGTCGCAGCGAGACCCTGCTGACCTTCCACTGTCTGCGCAAGCAGGGCAAACAGCCGCCGGGCAAATACAACGAGTGTCTGGCCGACTATGTCGCCCCGGCCGAGACCGGCATCCCCGACTACGTCGGCGGTTTTGCCTGCACCACCGGGATCGGGATCGACGCGCGCGTCGCCGCCTTCGAGGCCGATCACGACGACTACTCCGCCATCATGCTCAAGGCCATCGCCGACCGGCTCGCCGAGGCACTGGCCGAGATGCTGCACGCGCGGGTGCGCACACGCCATTGGCGCTATGCACCCGACGAGACCTTGAGCAACGAGGACATGATCGAGGAGCGCTATCAGGGTATCCGCCCCGCCATGGGGTATCCGGCCGCCCCCGATCACACCGAAAAGGACCTGCTCTGGCAGGCCCTGGATGCGCAGCGCAACACCGGCATCTGGCTGACCGAATCCAAGGCGATGGTCCCCACCGCCGCGGTCAGCGGGCTGTATTTCTCGCACCCCGACAGCCGTTACTTCGCGGTCGGCAAGCTGGCCCGCGACCAGGTTGCAGACTACGCCGAGCGCAAAGGCATGCCGCTGCCCGAGATCGAGCGCTGGCTGGCGCCGAATTTGGCGTACGAGGCGGACTAA